AACGGGCCAAAAACCTGGCCATGGCGCTCGACCGGCTGCATGCCCGGTTTGGGGAACAGGCCATCCGGTATGGGAGGAGTCACTAGTGGGATCCCCCTTTGTTCACCTCCACACCCATTCCTCCTATTCGGCCATGTCGGGCGTGCCCACGCTGGAAGCGCTCTGCCAGGCGGTCCGGAATCACGGCCAGGACACTCTGGCCCTCACGGATACGAACGGGCTCTATGGCGCCATGCGCTTTCTCGACGTCGCACGGCAGGCCGGACTGCAGCCGATTTTGGGGGCGGAACTGGTCCATCAGCAGCACCGCGCGGTCCTGCTGGCCAAGACCCCGGCCGGCTATGCGAACCTCTGCCGGATTCTGTCGGCTCGGCACAGTGACCCATCCTTCGATTGCATCAGCACGGTAGCACGCCATCGCGACGGCCTTATCCTGCTGTCCGATGACCGGACCGCCCTCACGGCCTGGCAGCAGGACTCGGCGGAGGACCTCTTCGTTGAACTGACCCCAGGGCCCCTGATGCACGAGGCGGTGACCGTCAGCCGGCACTTGAGTCTGCCAGCCGTTGCGACGGCGCGAGCGTCTTTCCTTCATCCTTCCGAGTACCAAGCCCACCGGCTGCTGCGGGCCATCGCCCAGAATACGACCCTCTCGCGGCTCCGGGCGGAGGACTGTTGCGCGCCATCACACTGGCTCATGCCCGAAGCGGTGCTGGCCCGCCAGTTTCCCCACCTCCCCGAGGCGCTCACCAACACCCGCCGGATCGCCAAGCAGTGCCACACGGACTGGGACTTCAAGGAGACGATCTTTCCCGCGTTCCGTCAACTGTCGACCCGCGCGGCCTACGAGACGTTACGAGCCAAAACCTATGACGGCGCGAAGTGGCGCTATGGGGAACTGACTGAAGTGGTGAGGCTCCGAATCGACACGGAGCTGATGGTGATCCGGGACAAGGGCTACGCCCACTACTTTCTGATCGTCGATGAAATCGTCCGACAAGCCCCACGGACCTGTGGCCGAGGTTCCGCCGCCGCCGCCATCGTCTCGTACTGTCTCGGGATCACCCACGTCGACCCCATTCGACACAATCTGCTCTTCGAACGCTTTCTCAATCCGGGCCGGCACGACCCGCCCGACATTGACATCGACTTTCCTTGGGATGAACGTCCCCAGATCTTGAATTGGGTCTTCAGTCATTACGGGCATCAACAGGCCGCCATGGTCGCCAACCAAAACACCCTGGCCCCACGCGCCGCCATGCGCGAGATTGCCAAGGTCTATGGGATGCCGGCGGGCGAGATCGGCACGGGGCTTACACTCCTGCATCGACGGGCTGATTTCGTGGCGGTGACACCAGGGCTCACCGCGCAGACCTGGGCGGAGCAGGTCTGCCGGTCGTTGAACCTGAGAGCCCCCTGGCCGGAGATCCTGTCCTGGTCCGTGCAACTCCAGGGGCATTTCAGAAATTTGGGCCTCCACCCCGGCGGCGTGGTCCTGGTGCCGGATGAGATTCGTCGCTATGTGCCGGTAGAGATCTCAGCTTCAGGCTTACCCGTCATTCAATGGGAGAAGGATCAGGCGGAAGACGCGGGACTGGTCAAGATCGATCTGCTCGGCAACCGGTCGCTGGCCGTGATCCGCGATGCCCTCGCCGCCATCACACAGAACACTGGCCGGGCCATCGACTATGCGACCTGGGATCCCATCTGCGATCCCGCCACGAACGAGCTGATTCGACAAGGCGACACGATGGGCTGTTTCTATGTCGAATCTCCCGCCACCAGGCTCCTGCTCAAGAAGCTCTGGGCCGGAATGCCGCTGGCCAGGCGGGCCGAGGCCGACGTGTTCGAGTATCTAGTGGTGGTCTCGTCGATTATCCGGCCCGCCGCCAATGTCTTTGCGGATGAATTCGTCCGGCGCGCGCATGGACACCGCTATCCCTCCCTCCATCCCCTGCTGGACGAGGTCCTCGCGGATACGCACGGGATCATGGTGTATCAGGAGGATGTTATGAAGGTGGCCGTGGCCTTGGGCGGCTTCTCGGTGGCCGACGGCGACCAACTCCGGAAAGTCCTGAGCAAGAAGCACAAAGAGCGGCAGCTACGGGATTACCAGCGGCAGTTCTACGACGGCGCCGCAGCCCGTGGGATCACGCCGTCGATCATCGATCAGATCTGGGCGATGATCATGAGCTTTGCCGGTTACAGTTTCTGTAAGCCCCACTCAGCCAGCTACGCCCAGGTGAGTTTCAAGTCGGCCTACCTCAGAGCGCATTATCCCGCCGAGTTCATCGCCGCCGTGGTCAGTAACCAGGGAGGCTACTACTCCACGTTTGCCTATCTGTCTGAAGGCTGGCGGATGGGCCTGACCATCCTGCCTCCCGACATCAACGCGAGTGACTGGGCCTATACGGGCTCGGGCCGTACCGTTCGGGTCGGATTCATGCAGATCAGGTCGCTAGAGGAAGACTTCGCCAAGCGGATCATTGCCGAACGGCAGGCGCATGGTTCCTACCGGTCCTTGGGGGACTGGCTCGAGCGGGTGAAGCCGGAGGTCGCTCAAGCGACCCTCCTGATCAAGGCCGGCTGCCTGGACTCGATCGCGGGCGAGCTCACCAGACCGGCCCTGCTCTGGCGACTCTTCGCGGCGCAGGCGGCCAAGCCGCCCGGGTGCCTGCCGATTCCGCCGGAGTATACCGTCGACCGAAGGCTGTCCCATGAGCTGGCCCTCTTTGGGTTCCCCCTCAGCTGTCATCCACTGGACCTGTTTCAGGAGGTTGTCGCGCGCATCCCGTCTATCGCGGCGAAGGACTTGCCGCACCATGTCGGGCACCAAGTGACTGTGATCGGTTGGCTGGTGACCGAGAAGATTGTCGCCACCAAGCAGGGGGAGCCAATGGAGTTCCTGACCTTGGAGGATCACACAGCGCTCTACGATGCCACGGTGTTTCCCGCCACCTATCGTCGGTACTGCCATCTGTTGGCGACGAACCACGCCTATGTGGTGACGGGACGGGTCGAAACCCAGTTCTCAACCGTGACCCTCACGGTGCACGACCTCCGGCTCCTGGCGTCCCGGGAGGTGACCACGGAGTGGGATGGGATTGAGGAGATCGCAAGGTAGTCGTACACTGCCGGTCATGGCACTGTCGCCGCTCGTGCGCTTCGGAACCTCGACCTGGACCTACGAAGGCTGGCAAGGCCAGGTCTATCGCAAGCCATACGCCAAGACGGCGTTTGCCCGGGAATGCCTGGGAGAGTACTGCCAATATCAATACAAGCACGAACCGTTATTCAGGACGGTCGGCAACGACGCGACGTTCTATCGCCCGCCGACCGCCAACCAGCTGCGCCGGTACCTCACCCAGATTCCCGAAGACTTCGAGATGTGTTTTAAGGTGTGGGAAGAGCTCACGATCCCGACCTATGCCAAGCAGGCCCGGTACGGCACCAAGGCCGGCCAGCCCAATACCCGCTTCCTCGATGCGCAGCTCTTCAAGAACCTGGTGCTCGCTCCATATCGGGATACGCAATTCGGGCCGCACACCGGCCCCTTCCTCTTCGAGTTCCAGCGCCACGGCTTCTCCAGCGAAGAGTTCTGTGGACGACTCGATACCTTTTTCGCCCAGCTCCCCCCTGATTTTCGCTATGCGGTCGAAATCCGCAACGCTGGGCTCCTTGGGTCAGAGTATCACCAGGTGCTGGAGAAACACGGCGTGGCCCATGTCTACAATCACTGGTCGTATATGCCACCCCTAGCCGACCAGCACCAACGGATGGGGACCTTTACGGCGCCCTTCACCGTGTTGCGGCTCCTGACGCCGCTCAAGATGACCTATGAAGCCGCGAAAAAACGGGCGGAACCCTACAAAAAGATTGTGGGGGAATTGGCGGAGATGCGACGCGATACGGTGGCGTTGGTGCGCAACGCCGTGGCCGAGCAGCGGCGTACCTATGTTTTGGTGAATAACCGCGCCGAGGGAAACGCGCCGATGACTATACAGGCCCTTTTAGATCAATTAAGAGAATCAAAACGACCTGATCTGGAGTAATCGTTTCCGTCACGCCTCACCTTATTCCCATCCCACTCACTAGCATCTAGGTCTGTGGGCTTAGTCGAACCGTTACCCCCGTCATGAGTTGTTGCGACAAATTATAACTGCATTTGGCACAACACCGATGGCCTGAGGTTTACACTTCGCCACTAAAGTCCTGCCATGACAGCAAGCACCAACGTCCCCGCGCCTCGAACTCATGGAGGGGCTCATGACACACAGAAATCCTCGCACCATCCGTTTGCTTAAAAAAAGGAAACGCACCCATGCCTAACTTCCACGAAACTCAACCAAATCAGCACACCCCTGACGCGGCCCTTACCGAGGTCCTCCTCTGGCTCGGCCGGACGCCCTCAGTCCTCGCCGACGTCATTCTCTGCACGCTCCCCGGGCGGCTGCACCGCTCGCAAGAGCAGGAGCTCTACGATGAGCTCTACCGCGTCCTCTCTGACACTGGCTCGCTCTGGGTGTGGGGGAGCAACGCCGGATTATTCGGGAGCAGATTTGAGATGCAGTTGATCGCCGGGGACCTGACTCATGCATGGGGAGGCTGGGAGCGGCCGTTGCTGCGCGAGGATGTCCGCCCTCCGTCGTTTGGCACGATGAGCAGAGAGATGCCGCCATCGATCGTTGAATACGCGCTCAGGGCGACTGGCTCGGCCCCGGGGCGCTTGGTCCTCGATATTTTCCCGCGAGCGCCGCACGTGTCGCAGAAGGTTGGGCGGGATATCGGAGCGCGGGTGCTGACGGTCGGATGCGTATCAGATCTATATGCCGCGCACGCTACCGCGCCTGGGTTTGTGAGGGATAAATTCTTCGCCGACTGGTTCTTACAAGTACTCGAAAAATCGGGCAAATGTTTGGTGTGGCCCGGCAAACCGAACGGCGCAGGGTATGCGAGACTGAAGATTGGTGGAGAGGAATGGTACGCACACCGTGTGAGCTGGATGTTATCGCACCGTAGAGCGATCCCTGAGGGGATGGAGGTTGGTCACGCTGGCTGTGCGGACAAACGGTGCTGCGCTCCGGCGCATTTGAGATTGGTTACAAGGATCGGGAATCTGGATGAGAGATGGGTGGGAAAGCGGCTTGAAGCATAGGTGGAATTTGCCTTGCGTGTCGCTGGCTTGGATGGGCTACTCGTGCTACAGGTCGACTAGGTTATTTTGGTTTTTCCAGTCGTGCTCTAGTCGACTTCGTGGTCGATTTACCGCTCCTGTCGCGGCGTTTCTCATCCAGTGTTGGGGCTGACTCGAACGTGACTTTCCCCTTCAGTCGTCGTACCGCTACCTGATTTCTGATTTTGTCGTCATTCATCCCCACATTATACATAAATGATAAGGAGCAAGAGGGTGTCGGGTCAGGAAGCCGCCTCCCTCCTAGTGTCTCCTACGTACGTACAGCGTCAAGGATGAGCTCAAAAATATTTTTGTAAGACTAGGTATGTGGGTGTAGTCGGCCTCGGCCCATCCGCGGTACAACGCGAATATGGCCGGCGCAACCACCGGCAATTGGAGGCACAGATGGAAAAACGCACTGAGAATATCCAACTCACTCCGGAGCAGGCAATTGACGCGATGCGTCACTCGGCAATCGACATGCGCTCGATGTCGGAGGTCCTGCAGCGGTCGGGTGTCAAATTCCCAAACGCGGATATTGCTCTCTATCTATGGCAGCGCGAGGCTGACCGTGTAGGGTCGATCGCTGCAACTATGGAGAGTCTCCTCACGGACGCGATACGACAGGGACGGCACAAGTGGTGGCGGGCCCGGCTCGAGGACGAAAAACGGGCATCCCAGGCGCGGTATCGCCTGCGCAATGGCTCGATTGACGCCATAGGATCAGTACTGCCAGACGACCAGAACTAACCCGCTACCAAGGAGCCCACCTATGATCTCTGCTACTCACGAATTCCTCACCCACTCAGAGGCAGCGGGCATCGCCCGCTGCCATGGCAACACCCTCCACAATTGGGACCCACCGTGCCGTGAGCGCCGTGGGAAGAAGTGGCTCTACCCACGTGAGGAGTTTTTGGCCTGGCTGAAGGGTCAGAGAGGTACCCCCTCGAAAGAACGGATTGACCGTCCTACGCCTAATCGCCAGAATCGTCGATCTCTCTATCGGCGAGGTGAATAATGAGTGGCGTCGGGTATCGTGACAGAAAAAAGCCTAATGGCGTGGCAACGCACCTAGAGTTCCGTCACCACGGGGAACGATACCGACCTCTGCTCGGGTACAACGTCGGGACTCACGACGAGAAGATGGCGCTAGCGATCAGTATGGCTAACACGATCGTTGCGAATATCGCCGCCGGTAAACAGGACGACGTACGGGGGTCTAGCCCAACCCTCCGGTCCGTTGCCGATGAGCACTA
This genomic window from Nitrospira sp. contains:
- a CDS encoding DNA polymerase III subunit alpha, with the protein product MGSPFVHLHTHSSYSAMSGVPTLEALCQAVRNHGQDTLALTDTNGLYGAMRFLDVARQAGLQPILGAELVHQQHRAVLLAKTPAGYANLCRILSARHSDPSFDCISTVARHRDGLILLSDDRTALTAWQQDSAEDLFVELTPGPLMHEAVTVSRHLSLPAVATARASFLHPSEYQAHRLLRAIAQNTTLSRLRAEDCCAPSHWLMPEAVLARQFPHLPEALTNTRRIAKQCHTDWDFKETIFPAFRQLSTRAAYETLRAKTYDGAKWRYGELTEVVRLRIDTELMVIRDKGYAHYFLIVDEIVRQAPRTCGRGSAAAAIVSYCLGITHVDPIRHNLLFERFLNPGRHDPPDIDIDFPWDERPQILNWVFSHYGHQQAAMVANQNTLAPRAAMREIAKVYGMPAGEIGTGLTLLHRRADFVAVTPGLTAQTWAEQVCRSLNLRAPWPEILSWSVQLQGHFRNLGLHPGGVVLVPDEIRRYVPVEISASGLPVIQWEKDQAEDAGLVKIDLLGNRSLAVIRDALAAITQNTGRAIDYATWDPICDPATNELIRQGDTMGCFYVESPATRLLLKKLWAGMPLARRAEADVFEYLVVVSSIIRPAANVFADEFVRRAHGHRYPSLHPLLDEVLADTHGIMVYQEDVMKVAVALGGFSVADGDQLRKVLSKKHKERQLRDYQRQFYDGAAARGITPSIIDQIWAMIMSFAGYSFCKPHSASYAQVSFKSAYLRAHYPAEFIAAVVSNQGGYYSTFAYLSEGWRMGLTILPPDINASDWAYTGSGRTVRVGFMQIRSLEEDFAKRIIAERQAHGSYRSLGDWLERVKPEVAQATLLIKAGCLDSIAGELTRPALLWRLFAAQAAKPPGCLPIPPEYTVDRRLSHELALFGFPLSCHPLDLFQEVVARIPSIAAKDLPHHVGHQVTVIGWLVTEKIVATKQGEPMEFLTLEDHTALYDATVFPATYRRYCHLLATNHAYVVTGRVETQFSTVTLTVHDLRLLASREVTTEWDGIEEIAR
- a CDS encoding DUF72 domain-containing protein, encoding MGLRRSQGSRTLPVMALSPLVRFGTSTWTYEGWQGQVYRKPYAKTAFARECLGEYCQYQYKHEPLFRTVGNDATFYRPPTANQLRRYLTQIPEDFEMCFKVWEELTIPTYAKQARYGTKAGQPNTRFLDAQLFKNLVLAPYRDTQFGPHTGPFLFEFQRHGFSSEEFCGRLDTFFAQLPPDFRYAVEIRNAGLLGSEYHQVLEKHGVAHVYNHWSYMPPLADQHQRMGTFTAPFTVLRLLTPLKMTYEAAKKRAEPYKKIVGELAEMRRDTVALVRNAVAEQRRTYVLVNNRAEGNAPMTIQALLDQLRESKRPDLE
- a CDS encoding HNH endonuclease signature motif containing protein, with translation MPNFHETQPNQHTPDAALTEVLLWLGRTPSVLADVILCTLPGRLHRSQEQELYDELYRVLSDTGSLWVWGSNAGLFGSRFEMQLIAGDLTHAWGGWERPLLREDVRPPSFGTMSREMPPSIVEYALRATGSAPGRLVLDIFPRAPHVSQKVGRDIGARVLTVGCVSDLYAAHATAPGFVRDKFFADWFLQVLEKSGKCLVWPGKPNGAGYARLKIGGEEWYAHRVSWMLSHRRAIPEGMEVGHAGCADKRCCAPAHLRLVTRIGNLDERWVGKRLEA